From Streptomyces yatensis, one genomic window encodes:
- a CDS encoding TatD family hydrolase, with amino-acid sequence MRIFDPHIHMTSRTTDDYEAMYAAGVRAVVEPSFWLGQPRTSPASFYDYFDSLLGWEPFRAAQHGIAHHCTLALNPKEANDPRCAPVLDELPRYLVKDGVVAVGEIGYDSMTPAEDTALAAQLRLAADHGLPALVHTPHRDKLAGLRRTLDVVKESALPMDRVLVDHLNETTVKEAKDSGCWLGFSVYPDTKMDEERMVAILREYGTARVLVNSAADWGRSDPLKTRKVGDLMRAEGFTEDDVDQVLWRNPVAFYGLSGRLDLDLDSAETEATATHEGNSILRGGGAPAAAPTER; translated from the coding sequence ATGCGCATCTTCGACCCGCACATCCATATGACCTCCCGCACCACCGACGACTACGAGGCCATGTACGCCGCGGGGGTGCGCGCCGTCGTCGAGCCATCCTTCTGGCTCGGACAGCCGCGCACCTCGCCCGCCAGCTTCTACGACTACTTCGACTCCCTCCTCGGCTGGGAGCCGTTCCGGGCCGCCCAGCACGGCATCGCCCACCACTGCACCCTCGCGCTCAACCCCAAGGAGGCCAACGACCCGCGCTGCGCCCCCGTCCTGGACGAGCTGCCGCGCTATCTCGTCAAGGACGGCGTCGTGGCCGTGGGCGAGATCGGCTACGACTCGATGACCCCGGCCGAGGACACCGCCCTCGCCGCCCAGCTGCGGCTCGCCGCCGACCACGGCCTGCCCGCCCTCGTGCACACCCCGCACCGCGACAAGCTGGCCGGACTGCGCCGCACCCTCGACGTCGTCAAGGAGTCCGCGCTGCCCATGGACCGCGTCCTGGTCGACCACCTCAACGAGACCACCGTCAAGGAGGCCAAGGACAGCGGCTGCTGGCTGGGCTTCTCCGTCTATCCCGACACCAAGATGGACGAGGAGCGGATGGTCGCGATCCTGCGCGAGTACGGAACCGCGCGGGTCCTGGTCAACTCCGCCGCCGACTGGGGGAGGAGCGATCCGCTCAAGACCCGCAAGGTCGGCGACCTGATGCGCGCCGAGGGGTTCACCGAGGACGACGTCGACCAGGTGCTGTGGCGCAACCCGGTCGCGTTCTACGGGCTCAGCGGCCGCCTGGACCTCGACCTCGACAGCGCGGAGACCGAGGCCACCGCCACCCACGAGGGCAACTCCATCCTGCGCGGCGGCGGCGCCCCGGCCGCCGCGCCGACGGAACGGTGA
- a CDS encoding EboA domain-containing protein, translating into MLTPTELRAAVERRLDEAGRAWLARALTEAANTGPQADDSDSGSTSGPGPGSGPASGPGSGPASGPARWELDFAAAGRHVRSARPAAGDPTPHGLPHDLPDAARILLLHAADADAPTAARLYAQGTAAERRAVLLALPHLRLDAPDAVPLVEDALRTNDTRLVAAAVGPYAARHLSPHSWRQAVLKCLFTGVPLTAVAEWERRARGDAELARMLTDYARERTAAGRPVPADLDRVLALTSETAATSETAATSQTAATSPTAETSQTAAPPPTAATSPTATTAPTRALTREES; encoded by the coding sequence GTGCTGACCCCGACCGAGCTGCGCGCCGCCGTGGAGCGGCGACTGGACGAGGCAGGACGCGCCTGGCTGGCCAGGGCCCTGACGGAGGCGGCGAACACCGGGCCGCAGGCGGACGATTCCGACTCCGGCTCCACTTCCGGTCCCGGTCCAGGCTCCGGCCCCGCTTCCGGTCCCGGCTCCGGCCCCGCTTCCGGTCCCGCCCGCTGGGAGCTGGACTTCGCCGCCGCGGGCCGTCACGTCCGGAGCGCTCGACCCGCCGCAGGGGACCCCACCCCCCACGGCCTTCCCCACGACCTCCCCGACGCCGCCCGCATCCTGCTCCTCCACGCCGCCGACGCGGACGCGCCGACCGCCGCGAGGCTGTACGCGCAGGGCACCGCCGCCGAGCGCCGCGCCGTGCTCCTCGCGCTGCCGCATCTCCGTCTCGACGCCCCGGACGCCGTCCCGCTCGTCGAGGACGCCCTGCGGACCAACGACACCCGGCTGGTGGCCGCCGCCGTCGGCCCGTACGCCGCTCGTCACCTCTCGCCGCACAGCTGGCGGCAGGCCGTGCTCAAGTGCCTGTTCACCGGCGTCCCGCTCACCGCCGTCGCCGAATGGGAGCGCCGGGCGCGCGGGGACGCCGAGCTGGCCCGCATGCTCACCGACTACGCCCGCGAGCGCACCGCCGCCGGCCGCCCCGTGCCCGCCGATCTCGACCGCGTACTGGCCCTGACGTCCGAAACCGCCGCGACGTCCGAAACCGCCGCGACGTCCCAAACCGCCGCGACGTCCCCGACAGCCGAGACGTCCCAAACCGCCGCACCGCCCCCGACAGCCGCGACGTCCCCGACCGCCACGACGGCCCCCACCCGCGCCCTGACCCGCGAGGAGTCCTGA
- a CDS encoding sugar phosphate isomerase/epimerase family protein has translation MSRPRPEPLRFAYGTNGLTDLRLTDALALLADLGYDGVSLTLDHMHLDPLAPDLAARTRRVGRDLERLGLGVAIETGARYVLDARRKHHPTLLDPDPEARGARVDLLLRAVRVAADLGAPAVHGFSGVLPPGESEETAWRRLADALAPVVVAAEAAGTALAVEPEPGHLLADLAGFHRLRTALGDPAALGLTLDIGHCQCLEPEPPAECVRAAAPWVRHVQIEDMRRGVHEHLPFGAGEIDFPPVLEALHAAGYRGLVGVELPRHSHAGPELARTSLRFLQDAERAAIEGGVRC, from the coding sequence ATGAGCCGTCCCCGCCCGGAACCCCTGCGCTTCGCCTACGGCACCAACGGTCTGACCGACCTCCGTCTGACCGACGCCCTCGCGCTGCTCGCCGACCTCGGCTACGACGGCGTCTCGCTGACCCTCGACCATATGCATCTCGACCCGCTCGCCCCGGACCTCGCCGCCCGCACCCGCCGCGTCGGCCGCGACCTCGAGCGGCTCGGCCTCGGCGTCGCGATCGAGACCGGCGCCCGGTACGTTCTCGACGCCCGGCGCAAGCACCACCCCACCCTGCTCGACCCGGACCCCGAGGCCCGCGGCGCCCGTGTCGATCTGCTGCTGCGGGCCGTACGGGTGGCGGCCGACCTCGGGGCGCCGGCCGTGCACGGCTTCAGCGGGGTGCTGCCGCCCGGCGAGTCCGAGGAGACGGCGTGGCGGCGGCTCGCGGACGCCCTCGCGCCGGTGGTCGTCGCCGCTGAGGCGGCGGGCACGGCCCTCGCTGTCGAGCCGGAGCCGGGGCATCTCCTCGCCGACCTCGCCGGATTCCACCGGCTGCGCACGGCACTCGGCGATCCGGCCGCCCTCGGCCTCACCCTCGACATCGGCCACTGCCAGTGCCTGGAGCCCGAGCCGCCCGCCGAGTGCGTGCGCGCGGCGGCGCCCTGGGTGCGGCATGTGCAGATCGAGGACATGCGGAGGGGAGTGCACGAGCATCTGCCGTTCGGCGCGGGGGAGATCGACTTCCCGCCGGTCCTGGAGGCGCTGCACGCCGCCGGGTACCGGGGGCTCGTCGGCGTCGAACTGCCCCGCCACTCCCACGCCGGTCCCGAACTGGCCCGCACCTCCCTGCGCTTCCTCCAGGACGCCGAACGGGCCGCGATCGAGGGCGGCGTCCGGTGCTGA
- a CDS encoding SCO3242 family prenyltransferase, producing MTRAAGEPGGWGNWGDWAELLRVSALFTVPGDALAGAAAARCGPNRGTALAVCASLCLYEAGMALNDWADREIDAVERPGRPLPSGRIAPGAALTAATGLTAAGLLCAAAAGRPALTTATALAGTVWAYDLGLKNTPAGPPAMAAARALDLLLGATASAPAALRNALAPAALLGAHTLAVTTVSRREAVGGSSAAPLGALAVGTAIAWAATRRPARPATTTDRPPGRGREAGRPPVATPAKAATVPNRRGAPGGDQSTGGAVAAVVATAIGRTRSTSRFAAVVGAAPTRNSGAIPAPGAAAGRFAALAGVVLAGGYVATVARPLADAALNPSPYFLQRAVGSGIRAMIPLQAVLASRAGAHRTAAGLLALMPVARRLSRKVSAT from the coding sequence ATGACGCGGGCGGCGGGGGAGCCCGGGGGCTGGGGGAACTGGGGCGACTGGGCCGAACTGCTGCGGGTGTCGGCCCTGTTCACCGTGCCCGGTGACGCCCTGGCGGGCGCGGCCGCGGCCCGGTGCGGCCCCAACCGGGGCACCGCGCTCGCGGTCTGCGCGTCGCTGTGCCTGTACGAGGCGGGCATGGCGCTCAACGACTGGGCGGACCGGGAGATCGACGCCGTGGAGCGCCCCGGCCGCCCGCTGCCGTCGGGCCGTATCGCCCCGGGCGCCGCGCTGACCGCCGCGACCGGGCTGACCGCCGCCGGGCTGCTCTGCGCGGCCGCCGCGGGCCGCCCGGCCCTCACCACGGCGACGGCCCTGGCGGGCACGGTGTGGGCGTACGACCTGGGGCTGAAGAACACCCCCGCGGGTCCGCCCGCCATGGCCGCCGCCCGCGCGCTGGACCTCCTCCTCGGCGCCACCGCCTCCGCCCCCGCCGCCCTGCGCAACGCCCTGGCCCCGGCCGCCCTCCTGGGCGCCCACACCCTCGCGGTGACCACGGTCTCCCGCCGGGAGGCCGTCGGCGGCTCCTCGGCGGCCCCCCTCGGCGCCCTCGCGGTGGGCACGGCAATCGCCTGGGCCGCGACCAGACGTCCGGCCCGCCCCGCCACCACGACCGATCGGCCCCCGGGCCGCGGCCGCGAGGCGGGCAGGCCCCCGGTGGCCACGCCCGCCAAAGCGGCCACCGTGCCGAACCGGCGCGGCGCGCCCGGAGGTGACCAGAGCACCGGTGGTGCCGTTGCCGCCGTGGTGGCCACGGCGATCGGCCGTACGCGATCGACGAGCCGCTTCGCGGCCGTCGTGGGGGCCGCGCCGACCCGGAACAGCGGGGCCATCCCCGCGCCCGGCGCGGCGGCCGGCCGCTTCGCGGCCCTCGCCGGGGTCGTGCTCGCCGGAGGCTATGTGGCCACGGTCGCCCGGCCGTTGGCGGATGCCGCGCTCAATCCCTCCCCGTACTTCCTCCAGCGCGCCGTCGGCAGCGGCATCCGCGCGATGATCCCGCTTCAGGCCGTGCTCGCCTCCCGCGCCGGGGCGCACCGGACGGCGGCGGGGTTGCTCGCGCTGATGCCCGTCGCCCGACGGCTGTCGAGAAAGGTCAGCGCCACATGA
- a CDS encoding inositol-3-phosphate synthase, whose product MRNPRPPGRQPVTTRPDDITPPRDAPRTGVWLIGARGSVATTAVAGCAAVAGGLQPATGMVTETAPFADSGLPALADLVFGGHDTATTPLPKRAEALAADGVLPHGLPAAVRAELATADAAVRPGGPQPGDGRGEEELIAAFAADLTDFLRTHGLARAVVVNVASTEAAPEDPGTLPPSSLYAAAALRAGCPYVNFTPSTGLHHPRLRERAERSGLPYAGRDGKTGQTLLRSVLAPMFAQRALAVRSWSGTNLLGGGDGAALADPGAAAAKNAGKARVLSDTLGELPDGELHIDNVPALGDWKTAWDHVAFEGFLGSRMVLQTIWQGCDSALAAPLVLDLARLTARAHEVGLTGPLPELGFYFKDPDGGPAALADQYAALVGLAGRLRGRS is encoded by the coding sequence ATGCGCAACCCACGCCCACCCGGGAGGCAGCCAGTGACCACCCGCCCCGACGACATCACCCCACCCCGCGACGCACCCCGTACGGGGGTCTGGCTCATCGGCGCGCGCGGCTCCGTCGCCACCACCGCCGTGGCGGGCTGTGCCGCCGTCGCCGGGGGGTTGCAGCCGGCGACCGGCATGGTCACCGAGACCGCGCCGTTCGCGGACAGCGGCCTTCCCGCACTCGCCGACCTCGTCTTCGGCGGCCATGACACCGCCACGACCCCGCTGCCCAAGCGGGCCGAGGCACTGGCCGCCGACGGGGTGCTGCCGCATGGGCTGCCCGCCGCCGTACGGGCCGAGCTCGCCACCGCCGACGCGGCCGTACGCCCCGGCGGGCCGCAGCCCGGCGACGGCCGCGGTGAGGAGGAGCTGATCGCGGCCTTCGCGGCGGACCTCACCGACTTCCTCCGTACGCACGGGCTGGCCCGCGCCGTCGTCGTCAACGTCGCCTCCACCGAGGCGGCTCCGGAGGACCCCGGGACCCTGCCGCCCAGCTCCCTCTACGCGGCCGCCGCGCTGCGCGCCGGATGCCCGTACGTCAACTTCACCCCCTCCACCGGGCTCCACCACCCCCGGTTGCGCGAGCGCGCCGAGCGCTCCGGGCTGCCGTACGCGGGGCGCGACGGCAAGACCGGGCAGACGCTGCTGCGGTCCGTCCTCGCGCCGATGTTCGCCCAGCGGGCGCTGGCCGTACGGAGCTGGTCCGGTACGAACCTCCTCGGCGGCGGCGACGGCGCCGCCCTCGCCGACCCGGGCGCCGCGGCGGCCAAGAACGCGGGGAAGGCGCGGGTCCTCTCCGACACCCTCGGCGAACTCCCCGACGGTGAGCTGCACATCGACAACGTGCCCGCGCTCGGCGACTGGAAGACCGCGTGGGACCATGTGGCCTTCGAGGGCTTCCTCGGCTCCCGGATGGTTCTGCAGACCATCTGGCAGGGCTGCGACTCGGCCCTCGCCGCACCGCTCGTCCTCGACCTGGCCCGGCTGACCGCCCGCGCCCACGAGGTCGGCCTCACCGGCCCGCTCCCCGAACTCGGCTTCTACTTCAAGGACCCGGACGGCGGCCCGGCCGCCCTCGCCGACCAGTACGCGGCGCTGGTCGGCCTCGCCGGACGGCTGCGGGGCCGCTCATGA
- a CDS encoding ThuA domain-containing protein: MHPHTSPHSRRDSRPDSGRDSGPDSGTRSRRGARLAAVGATLLLALTALPAAASGAATSAADDDRVLVFSKTAGFRHDSIPDGVAAIKELGAQSGFAVDATEDGAAFTPDNLARYDAVVFLSTTGDVLDTAQQSAFEGYVRAGGGYVGVHAAADTEYDWPFYEGLAGAYFQSHPAIQQATVNVEDRANPATAHLAPTWERTDEWYNYRTNPRERVRVLATLDESSYQGGAMGEDHPISWCQEYRGGRAFYTGFGHTKESYTDPAFRQHLLGGIRYATGAAHADCRPEQGYRPLFDGTSTDGWKQAGPGSFTLDTASGTLSSTGGMGMLWYDARELRSYSLKLDWKMAGDDNSGVFVGFPASDDPWSAVDNGYEVQIDATDTPDHTTGSVYGFQSADLAKRDAALNPPGEWNTYEIRVQGERLRIWLNGVKINDFTNRDPARSLLQGYVGIQNHGEGDEVSFRDIRIKDLPAKGGGHHQHHHDG, translated from the coding sequence ATGCACCCGCACACCTCTCCGCACTCCAGACGCGACTCCCGACCCGACTCCGGACGCGACTCCGGACCCGACTCCGGCACCCGCTCCCGGCGTGGGGCGCGCCTCGCCGCCGTCGGGGCCACGCTGCTGCTCGCCCTGACGGCCCTGCCCGCCGCCGCGTCCGGGGCTGCCACATCGGCTGCCGACGACGACCGGGTCCTGGTCTTCTCCAAGACGGCGGGCTTCCGCCATGACTCGATCCCCGACGGGGTCGCCGCCATCAAGGAACTCGGCGCGCAAAGCGGCTTCGCCGTGGACGCCACCGAGGACGGCGCCGCCTTCACCCCCGACAACCTCGCCCGCTACGACGCCGTCGTCTTCCTCTCCACGACCGGCGACGTCCTGGACACCGCCCAGCAGTCCGCGTTCGAGGGCTATGTGCGGGCGGGCGGCGGCTACGTCGGCGTCCACGCGGCCGCCGACACCGAATACGACTGGCCCTTCTACGAGGGACTGGCCGGGGCGTACTTCCAGTCCCACCCCGCGATCCAGCAGGCCACCGTGAACGTCGAGGACCGGGCCAACCCCGCGACCGCGCATCTGGCGCCGACGTGGGAGCGGACGGATGAGTGGTACAACTACCGCACCAACCCGAGGGAACGGGTGCGGGTCCTCGCCACGCTCGACGAATCCTCGTACCAGGGCGGCGCGATGGGCGAGGACCACCCCATTTCGTGGTGCCAGGAGTACCGGGGCGGACGCGCCTTCTACACCGGCTTCGGCCACACTAAGGAGTCCTACACCGACCCCGCCTTCCGGCAGCACCTGCTCGGCGGCATCCGCTACGCCACCGGCGCCGCCCACGCCGACTGCCGCCCCGAGCAGGGCTACCGCCCGCTCTTCGACGGCACCTCGACGGACGGCTGGAAGCAGGCGGGCCCCGGGAGCTTCACCCTCGACACCGCGTCCGGGACCCTCTCCTCGACCGGCGGCATGGGCATGCTCTGGTACGACGCGCGCGAGCTGCGCTCGTACTCGCTCAAGCTGGACTGGAAGATGGCGGGCGACGACAACTCCGGCGTCTTCGTGGGCTTCCCGGCCTCCGACGACCCCTGGTCGGCGGTCGACAACGGCTATGAGGTGCAGATCGACGCCACCGACACCCCCGATCACACCACCGGTTCGGTCTACGGCTTCCAGTCGGCCGACCTCGCCAAGCGGGACGCGGCGCTGAACCCGCCGGGGGAGTGGAACACGTACGAAATCCGTGTGCAGGGCGAGCGGCTGCGGATCTGGCTCAACGGCGTGAAGATCAACGACTTCACCAACCGGGACCCGGCGCGCAGCCTGCTCCAGGGCTACGTCGGCATCCAGAACCACGGGGAGGGGGACGAGGTCTCCTTCCGCGATATCCGGATCAAGGACCTGCCGGCGAAGGGCGGCGGCCACCACCAGCACCACCACGACGGCTAG
- a CDS encoding carbohydrate-binding protein gives MHRKRLRLRGPLALVTSALLVGAGLALTAPPAGADQADQPAPAAEQFQQVTLAKGVEETGEPMTLAVLPDRSVLHTSRDGTLWLTDATGETKVSGKLPVYSHDEEGLQGVGIDPGFADNRAIYLYYAPPLDTPAGDAPTQGTAADFAKFDGVNRLSRFTLNADGTLNTGSEKKVLDVPASRGICCHVGGDIDFDADGNLYLSTGDDSNPFESDGFTPIDERDNRNPAFDARRSAGNSNDLRGKVLRIKVADDGSYTVPDGNLFAPGTEKTRPEIYAMGFRNPFRISVDKPTGTVYVGDYGPDAGAANPERGPGGAVEFARVTKPGNYGWPYCIADNKPYRDYDFATGTSGPAFDCAAPENTSRYNTGLTDLPPAQPAWIPYDNDSVPEFGSGSESPMAGPVYRYDASLDSPVKFPESYNGNFFAGEFGRQWIKRIEQGADGAVQKINDFPWSGTQVMDSAFGPDGALYVLDYGLGYFNGDEHSALYRIENATGGHSPIAEASADRTSGKAPMKVAFSSAGTSDADGDTLAYSWDFGDGTTSAATNPTHTYKKNGTFTATLTVKDPTGRTASANVHLTVGNTAPKVTLQLPADGQLFNFGDEVPFKVKVTDPEDGTVDCAKVKVTYILGHDSHGHPVTTANGCSGTIKTNADGEHDPNANIFGVFDAEYTDGGGGGQPPLTTHDQSIVQPKHRQAEHYDDGQGVSVINHTPANGGKTVGNIENGDWISFTPYVLGNAKDFTARVSSAGAGGTLEIHSGSPTGRLLGTVTVPVTGDWETFQDVKTTLTKPPSGTTTLALVFKGGAGALFDVDDFTIGTG, from the coding sequence GTGCACAGGAAAAGGCTTCGACTGCGCGGGCCCCTCGCGCTCGTCACGAGCGCCCTGCTCGTCGGCGCGGGGCTCGCGCTCACCGCTCCGCCGGCGGGCGCGGATCAAGCGGATCAACCCGCCCCGGCCGCCGAGCAGTTCCAGCAGGTCACCCTCGCCAAGGGCGTGGAGGAGACCGGCGAGCCCATGACGCTCGCCGTGCTCCCCGACCGCTCCGTGCTGCACACCTCGCGCGACGGCACCCTGTGGCTGACCGATGCCACGGGCGAGACCAAGGTGTCCGGCAAGCTGCCGGTCTACTCGCACGACGAAGAAGGGCTGCAAGGCGTCGGTATCGACCCCGGCTTCGCCGACAACCGCGCCATCTACCTCTACTACGCGCCCCCGCTCGACACCCCCGCCGGTGACGCCCCCACCCAGGGCACGGCCGCCGACTTCGCCAAGTTCGACGGCGTCAACCGCCTCTCCCGCTTCACCCTCAACGCCGACGGCACCCTGAACACCGGCAGTGAGAAGAAGGTCCTGGACGTCCCCGCGTCCCGCGGCATCTGCTGCCACGTCGGCGGGGACATCGACTTCGACGCCGACGGCAACCTGTACCTGTCCACCGGCGACGACAGCAACCCGTTCGAGTCCGACGGCTTCACCCCCATCGACGAGCGGGACAACCGCAACCCGGCCTTCGACGCCCGGCGCTCCGCGGGCAACTCCAACGACCTGCGCGGCAAGGTCCTGCGCATCAAGGTGGCCGACGACGGCTCGTACACCGTCCCGGACGGCAACCTCTTCGCGCCGGGCACCGAGAAGACCCGTCCCGAGATCTACGCGATGGGCTTCCGCAACCCGTTCCGGATCAGTGTCGACAAGCCGACCGGCACGGTCTACGTCGGCGACTACGGACCGGACGCCGGCGCCGCCAACCCCGAGCGCGGACCGGGTGGCGCCGTCGAGTTCGCCCGGGTGACCAAGCCCGGCAACTACGGCTGGCCGTACTGCATCGCCGACAACAAGCCGTACCGCGACTACGACTTCGCCACCGGCACCTCCGGCCCGGCCTTCGACTGCGCCGCGCCCGAGAACACCTCGCGGTACAACACCGGGCTCACCGATCTGCCGCCCGCCCAGCCCGCCTGGATCCCGTACGACAACGACTCCGTGCCCGAGTTCGGCTCCGGCTCCGAGTCCCCGATGGCCGGGCCGGTCTACCGTTATGACGCCTCGCTCGACTCACCGGTGAAGTTCCCCGAGTCGTACAACGGGAACTTCTTCGCCGGGGAGTTCGGCCGCCAGTGGATCAAGCGGATCGAGCAGGGCGCCGACGGGGCCGTGCAGAAGATCAACGACTTCCCGTGGTCCGGCACCCAGGTCATGGACTCGGCCTTCGGCCCGGACGGCGCGCTGTACGTCCTCGACTATGGCCTCGGCTACTTCAACGGCGACGAGCACTCCGCGCTCTACCGGATCGAGAACGCCACCGGCGGCCACTCGCCCATCGCCGAGGCGAGCGCCGACCGCACCTCGGGCAAGGCGCCCATGAAGGTCGCCTTCTCGTCGGCGGGCACCTCGGACGCCGACGGCGACACCCTCGCCTACAGCTGGGACTTCGGCGACGGCACGACCTCCGCCGCCACCAACCCCACCCACACGTACAAGAAGAACGGCACCTTCACCGCGACCCTCACCGTCAAGGACCCCACCGGCCGCACCGCCAGCGCCAATGTGCACCTCACCGTGGGCAACACCGCGCCCAAGGTGACGCTGCAACTGCCCGCCGACGGCCAGCTGTTCAACTTCGGCGACGAGGTCCCGTTCAAGGTCAAGGTGACCGACCCGGAGGACGGCACCGTCGACTGCGCCAAGGTCAAGGTCACCTACATCCTCGGCCATGACAGCCACGGCCACCCCGTCACCACGGCGAACGGCTGCTCCGGCACCATCAAGACCAACGCGGACGGGGAGCACGACCCCAACGCCAACATCTTCGGGGTCTTCGACGCCGAGTACACCGACGGCGGCGGAGGCGGCCAGCCGCCGCTGACCACCCACGACCAGTCCATCGTCCAGCCCAAGCACCGGCAGGCCGAGCACTACGACGACGGCCAGGGCGTCTCGGTGATCAACCACACCCCGGCCAACGGCGGCAAGACGGTCGGCAACATCGAGAACGGGGACTGGATCTCCTTCACCCCGTATGTGCTGGGCAACGCCAAGGACTTCACCGCACGGGTCTCCTCGGCGGGCGCCGGCGGCACGCTGGAGATCCACAGCGGCTCCCCGACCGGACGGCTGCTCGGCACCGTCACCGTGCCGGTGACCGGCGACTGGGAGACCTTCCAGGACGTCAAGACGACGCTGACGAAGCCCCCGAGCGGTACCACCACACTGGCTCTCGTCTTCAAGGGCGGTGCGGGAGCGCTCTTCGACGTGGACGACTTCACGATCGGCACCGGCTGA
- a CDS encoding sugar phosphate isomerase/epimerase family protein, producing MPRPFTLFTGQWADLPLEEVCRLARDFGYDGLELACWGDHFEVDRALAEPGYLDGRHSLLEKYGLKCFAISNHLVGQAVCDSPIDERHQAILPGRIWGDGEAEGVRQRAAAEMADTARAAAAFGVRTVIGFTGSSIWHLVAMFPPVVPGMIERGYEDFAERWNPILDVFDAEGVRFAHEVHPSEIAYDYWTTHQALEALGHRPAFGLNFDPSHFVWQDLDPVGFLWDFRDRIYHVDCKEARKRLDGRNGRLGSHLPWGDPRRGWDFVSAGHGDVPWEDVFRMLRSIGYDGPVSVEWEDAGMDRLTGAPEALARLKHFDFDPPTASFDAAFGGGEK from the coding sequence ATGCCCAGACCCTTCACGCTCTTCACCGGCCAGTGGGCCGACCTTCCCCTGGAGGAGGTCTGCCGGCTGGCCCGCGACTTCGGCTACGACGGCCTGGAACTCGCCTGCTGGGGCGACCACTTCGAGGTGGACCGGGCGCTCGCCGAGCCCGGCTATCTGGACGGCCGCCACAGCCTGCTGGAGAAGTACGGCCTGAAGTGCTTCGCCATCTCCAACCACCTGGTCGGCCAGGCCGTGTGCGACTCGCCCATCGACGAGCGCCACCAGGCCATCCTGCCGGGCCGGATCTGGGGCGACGGCGAGGCCGAGGGCGTCCGGCAGCGGGCCGCCGCGGAGATGGCCGACACCGCCCGCGCCGCGGCCGCCTTCGGGGTCCGCACCGTCATCGGCTTCACCGGCTCCTCCATCTGGCATCTGGTGGCGATGTTCCCGCCGGTGGTGCCGGGGATGATCGAGCGGGGCTACGAGGACTTCGCCGAGCGCTGGAACCCGATCCTCGACGTCTTCGACGCCGAGGGCGTGCGCTTCGCCCACGAGGTGCACCCCAGCGAGATCGCCTACGACTACTGGACCACCCACCAGGCCCTGGAGGCGCTCGGCCACCGCCCCGCCTTCGGGCTCAACTTCGACCCCAGCCACTTCGTCTGGCAGGACCTGGACCCGGTCGGCTTCCTGTGGGACTTCCGGGACCGGATCTACCACGTCGACTGCAAGGAGGCCCGCAAGCGGCTGGACGGCCGCAACGGACGCCTCGGCTCCCATCTGCCCTGGGGCGACCCCCGCCGCGGCTGGGACTTCGTCTCGGCGGGCCACGGCGATGTGCCGTGGGAGGACGTGTTCCGGATGCTGCGCTCGATCGGCTACGACGGTCCGGTGTCGGTCGAATGGGAGGACGCCGGGATGGACCGGCTCACCGGCGCCCCGGAGGCGCTGGCCCGGCTGAAGCACTTCGACTTCGACCCGCCGACGGCGTCGTTCGACGCGGCCTTCGGGGGCGGGGAGAAGTAG